A single genomic interval of Lentimicrobium saccharophilum harbors:
- a CDS encoding XdhC family protein — MIDFIDDLRALKEGGQPGVLCIVTATSGSTPRKAGTKMLVLAGGTSKGTIGGGAVEHQAVEIALQALEKGVPFTRHFELLDDLSMECGGAMDIYFEPIGVVPWLYIFGAGHVGKALAAFTPSFGFRTTVIDDREGIFSNWNIPDTETLSGNYIPFVDNIEYGEHTYIVIVTHKHEYDEQLMVACAPRDYAYLGMIGSKRKVAEIKARALDKHHLNPEVLGKVDMPIGIPFAAETPAEIAVSILARLIDIKNKRK; from the coding sequence ATGATTGATTTTATTGATGATCTCAGGGCTTTAAAAGAGGGCGGGCAGCCCGGAGTGCTCTGTATTGTTACGGCAACGTCCGGTTCAACACCCCGGAAGGCCGGTACCAAGATGCTTGTTCTTGCCGGAGGCACCTCAAAGGGTACCATCGGGGGCGGTGCCGTTGAGCATCAGGCAGTGGAAATTGCCCTGCAGGCACTTGAAAAAGGGGTGCCGTTTACCAGGCACTTTGAGTTGCTTGACGACCTCAGCATGGAATGTGGCGGCGCCATGGATATCTATTTTGAACCCATCGGGGTGGTTCCCTGGCTCTATATTTTCGGAGCTGGTCATGTTGGGAAGGCCCTTGCCGCTTTCACCCCGTCATTCGGCTTCCGTACAACTGTGATTGATGACCGGGAGGGCATTTTCAGTAACTGGAACATTCCCGATACAGAAACCCTGTCAGGCAATTACATCCCGTTTGTTGACAACATTGAATACGGGGAGCATACCTATATTGTCATTGTCACGCACAAACATGAGTACGACGAACAACTGATGGTCGCCTGTGCCCCGCGTGATTATGCCTACCTGGGAATGATCGGCAGCAAACGCAAAGTTGCGGAAATAAAAGCCCGTGCCCTGGATAAGCATCATCTCAACCCGGAGGTGCTCGGCAAAGTGGATATGCCCATCGGCATCCCCTTTGCTGCCGAAACACCGGCCGAAATTGCCGTCAGCATACTGGCCAGGCTTATAGACATTAAGAATAAACGAAAATAA
- the xdhA gene encoding xanthine dehydrogenase small subunit, protein MTATGNKVRFLLNDRLVEVDFSKETALLPSVTVLNYLRSLPGYKGVKEGCAEGDCGACTVVIAEVVEGKLVYKAADSCLLFLPALHNKQLITVEHLAEGDHLHPVQAAMIAHNGSQCGYCTPGIVMSLFGLYKNHSAPDKKVIERALAGNLCRCTGYQSIISAASEACKPGGNDKFSATAADVAAQLEAMKSDIPLRLLSGKQTYYKAFTLSDALNLRREVPEAQVVAGATDLALRQTKKKELLPVLLDISDVEALRFFAESEDHYVIGTGLTIESLRQTSAGCLPALKNMLDWFGSLQIRNVATLGGNIASASPIGDTLPVLMAYRAQVKLQSAAGERMVPVGDFITGYRKTCLGPGELITAVVIPKPHPGTIVTSYKVSKRRDLDISTVSAGFSLDSRNGTVESIILAYGGMAAQPVRAVNTERFITGKEWSEAVIRQAMKLLEEEFTPLNDVRAGAAYRSLIARNLLLKFFVETEGLAG, encoded by the coding sequence ATGACTGCTACCGGTAACAAGGTCAGGTTTCTGCTGAATGACCGGCTTGTGGAAGTGGATTTTTCAAAGGAAACGGCGCTGCTTCCTTCTGTCACTGTGCTTAATTATCTTCGTTCCCTGCCCGGTTACAAAGGGGTAAAGGAAGGATGTGCCGAAGGCGACTGCGGCGCTTGTACCGTGGTGATCGCGGAAGTGGTTGAGGGGAAGCTGGTGTACAAAGCCGCGGACAGTTGCCTGCTGTTTCTGCCTGCCTTGCACAACAAGCAACTTATAACGGTTGAACATCTCGCTGAAGGCGATCACCTCCACCCGGTGCAGGCTGCAATGATTGCGCACAACGGCAGCCAATGCGGTTACTGCACCCCGGGTATTGTGATGTCCCTTTTCGGATTGTATAAAAATCACAGCGCCCCTGACAAGAAAGTGATTGAGCGGGCCCTTGCCGGAAACCTATGCCGTTGCACAGGATACCAGTCTATTATTTCCGCGGCATCAGAAGCCTGTAAACCGGGTGGTAACGATAAGTTTTCGGCAACCGCTGCTGATGTTGCCGCGCAGCTTGAGGCCATGAAATCAGATATCCCGCTAAGACTGCTTAGCGGGAAGCAGACATATTACAAAGCCTTCACCCTGAGCGATGCATTGAATCTCCGTCGTGAAGTTCCCGAAGCGCAGGTTGTTGCCGGTGCCACCGACCTTGCGCTGCGGCAGACCAAAAAAAAGGAGTTGTTGCCGGTTTTGCTGGATATTTCAGATGTGGAAGCGTTGAGGTTTTTTGCTGAATCTGAAGATCATTATGTAATAGGTACAGGGTTAACCATAGAATCACTCAGGCAAACCAGCGCGGGTTGTCTGCCGGCCCTGAAAAACATGCTTGACTGGTTCGGCTCCCTGCAGATCCGCAACGTGGCTACCCTTGGCGGGAACATTGCTTCGGCATCGCCCATCGGTGATACCCTGCCGGTATTGATGGCTTACCGGGCGCAAGTAAAGCTTCAGTCGGCAGCAGGTGAACGCATGGTCCCGGTCGGGGATTTTATTACCGGTTACCGCAAGACCTGCCTCGGGCCCGGCGAACTGATTACTGCGGTCGTTATCCCCAAACCTCATCCGGGAACCATTGTCACATCATACAAAGTATCCAAACGCAGGGATCTTGATATTTCAACCGTAAGCGCCGGATTTTCATTGGATTCCCGAAACGGGACAGTGGAAAGCATCATCCTTGCTTACGGTGGAATGGCGGCGCAACCCGTCAGGGCCGTAAACACCGAACGCTTTATTACCGGAAAGGAGTGGTCTGAAGCGGTGATCAGGCAGGCGATGAAGCTATTGGAAGAGGAATTCACTCCCCTGAACGATGTCAGGGCAGGGGCTGCCTACCGCAGCCTGATTGCCCGTAACCTCTTGCTGAAATTCTTTGTTGAAACGGAAGGGCTGGCAGGATGA
- the xdhB gene encoding xanthine dehydrogenase molybdopterin binding subunit, translating into MKSHDLKHNSATGHVTGRSVYVNDMESGPGQLVARVVYSKHAHARINDIDVAKAAGVPGIAAIITAKDIPGKNQMGPVVHDEPCLAEGEVSFAGQAVVLIAAENEEAALEAERLIRIEYLPLDAVLTLRDAIAKNALIAPPRYILSGDAAGAMETAPLKLEGILETGAQEHWYLETQSALAVPGEGREMTVYASSQNPSETQAIVAEVLGIPRNEVEVEVRRMGGAFGGKETQANHVAAWAALLANATGRPVKIHLFRDDDQIMTGKRHRFLSKYRIGYDEEGRILAYEVELNSDAGAATDLSLAILERAMFHAENGYYIPNISITGRAYRTNLPSNTAFRGFGGPQGMAVIENAVDRIARLLKKDAAGIRKLNFYGIDERNQAPYGELILNNRLHVIYERLLISSKYEERRAEIDIFNGRHRWKKRGLALTPVKFGISFTTAFLNQAGALVNIYKDGTIQVNHGGTEMGQGLHTKILGIAAAESGVSARHIKVSSTNTSKVPNTSATAASSGSDLNGMAVKNAIETLKARLKPVACAELIKAGAKDPHHGGIVFAEDAVFTADEPEIRISFPKLVMAAYLAQVSLSATGFYKTPGIHFNRETGRGNPFYYYAYGMAVSEVETDMLTGMYRLLRSDILHDVGDSLNEQIDLGQIEGGFIQGVGWCTTEEIKWDDKGRLLSHSPDTYKIPTAGDIPEVFNVELLRDYPNTGTIRKSKAVGEPPFMLAFSVWLAIKDAISAAGDHRFEPLFSLPATAEVVLLSLEEIRKKTENIP; encoded by the coding sequence ATGAAAAGTCATGACCTCAAACACAACAGTGCAACCGGGCATGTTACCGGCCGTTCGGTGTATGTAAACGATATGGAGAGTGGCCCCGGGCAGTTGGTTGCAAGGGTAGTATACAGTAAGCACGCGCATGCCCGCATCAATGATATTGATGTCGCTAAGGCCGCCGGGGTGCCCGGTATTGCTGCGATCATCACTGCAAAGGATATCCCCGGGAAGAACCAGATGGGGCCGGTTGTGCATGATGAACCCTGCCTGGCTGAAGGTGAAGTGTCTTTTGCGGGGCAGGCGGTTGTTTTGATTGCTGCGGAGAATGAGGAGGCAGCCCTTGAAGCTGAGCGGCTTATCAGGATTGAATATTTGCCGCTTGATGCGGTGTTGACGCTCAGGGATGCAATCGCCAAAAATGCCCTGATTGCACCACCCCGTTATATCCTGAGCGGGGATGCTGCCGGTGCCATGGAGACGGCTCCGCTGAAACTTGAAGGCATATTGGAGACCGGGGCGCAGGAGCACTGGTATCTTGAGACCCAGTCGGCACTGGCGGTTCCGGGCGAGGGCAGGGAGATGACGGTTTATGCCTCCAGTCAGAACCCGTCCGAGACTCAGGCTATTGTTGCGGAGGTATTGGGCATTCCCCGGAATGAAGTGGAGGTGGAGGTCCGCCGGATGGGTGGCGCTTTCGGCGGCAAGGAAACGCAGGCAAATCATGTGGCCGCCTGGGCTGCCCTGCTTGCCAATGCCACCGGTCGTCCGGTAAAGATTCACCTTTTTCGCGACGACGATCAGATTATGACCGGTAAGCGCCACCGCTTTCTGTCAAAATACCGTATTGGGTATGATGAAGAAGGCAGGATACTGGCTTATGAGGTTGAACTGAACAGTGACGCGGGTGCCGCAACCGACCTGAGCCTGGCCATACTCGAAAGGGCCATGTTTCACGCCGAAAATGGCTATTACATCCCGAACATCAGCATTACAGGAAGGGCTTACAGGACCAACCTGCCTTCAAACACGGCCTTTCGCGGCTTTGGCGGTCCCCAGGGCATGGCGGTAATCGAAAATGCCGTTGACCGGATTGCCCGTTTGCTGAAAAAGGACGCTGCCGGCATCAGGAAACTGAATTTCTACGGTATCGATGAACGTAACCAGGCCCCATACGGAGAGCTGATCCTTAATAACCGCCTGCACGTTATATATGAGAGGCTCTTAATTTCCTCAAAGTATGAAGAGCGCAGGGCTGAGATTGATATTTTCAACGGCAGGCACCGCTGGAAAAAGCGCGGATTGGCGCTTACCCCGGTTAAGTTCGGGATCTCATTTACCACCGCTTTCCTGAATCAGGCCGGGGCTTTGGTAAATATTTACAAGGATGGTACCATACAAGTAAACCATGGCGGTACCGAAATGGGACAAGGTCTGCATACCAAGATTCTGGGGATTGCCGCTGCTGAATCAGGTGTTTCCGCCAGGCATATTAAAGTAAGCTCGACCAACACCTCAAAGGTGCCGAATACTTCTGCCACAGCAGCCTCTTCGGGAAGTGATCTGAACGGCATGGCGGTAAAGAATGCGATAGAAACCCTTAAAGCCAGGCTGAAACCGGTCGCCTGCGCCGAACTGATAAAAGCCGGGGCGAAAGACCCGCACCATGGTGGGATCGTTTTTGCGGAGGATGCTGTTTTTACCGCCGATGAGCCCGAAATCAGGATTTCCTTTCCGAAACTGGTTATGGCGGCCTACCTGGCCCAGGTAAGCCTGAGTGCTACCGGGTTTTATAAAACCCCGGGCATCCATTTCAACCGGGAAACCGGTCGGGGAAACCCGTTTTATTATTACGCATACGGAATGGCTGTTTCGGAGGTGGAAACAGATATGCTCACAGGAATGTACCGGCTGTTGCGCAGCGATATTCTGCACGATGTGGGAGATTCGCTTAACGAACAGATTGACCTGGGCCAGATAGAGGGAGGATTTATCCAGGGGGTGGGCTGGTGCACCACCGAGGAGATCAAATGGGACGACAAAGGGCGGTTACTTTCCCACTCACCGGATACATACAAAATACCAACAGCCGGTGATATTCCGGAAGTTTTCAATGTGGAACTGCTCCGTGACTATCCCAATACAGGCACCATACGCAAGAGCAAGGCCGTGGGAGAACCTCCCTTTATGCTTGCATTTTCGGTATGGCTGGCCATCAAGGACGCCATCTCAGCAGCCGGAGACCACCGCTTTGAGCCGCTTTTTTCGCTTCCGGCTACGGCAGAGGTTGTGTTGCTCAGTCTTGAAGAAATCAGAAAGAAAACCGAAAACATCCCTTAG
- a CDS encoding YgeY family selenium metabolism-linked hydrolase → MKEIYNRISALSGKYRDYTASNLSRLVQIRSVSMHEREVQLELKRQMEEAGFDEVRIDGLGNVIGRIGNGKRILAIDGHMDTVDVGNAANWSFDPFGGEIRDGFVHGRGSVDQKGGPAAAVTAGRILKETGVPDDLTLYVVGSVMEEDCDGLCWKYLVEEEGLRPDVVISTEPTNLNIYRGHRGRMEIAVSFNGVSCHGSAPERGKNAIYAAARAALEIERLNERLPADEFLGKGSVTISEIRSGSPSLCAVADFARLHLDRRLTWGETKATAVAEIEEIIKGMDAIAEVLHYDEMAYTGLRYGMEKYYPTWKIPEDHPAVMQGVKAFRELFGREPLVDKWTFSTNGVTINGLYGIPVIGFGPGNEILAHAPDEKVPVEHLVTASAFYAAYAFAFQRS, encoded by the coding sequence ATGAAAGAAATTTATAATCGGATCAGCGCGCTCTCCGGCAAATACAGGGATTATACCGCATCAAACCTTTCCAGGCTTGTGCAGATCCGTTCGGTGAGCATGCACGAAAGGGAGGTGCAACTGGAGTTGAAGCGGCAGATGGAAGAAGCCGGATTTGATGAGGTGCGGATTGACGGGCTGGGGAATGTAATCGGACGCATCGGCAACGGAAAGCGCATCCTTGCCATTGACGGGCACATGGATACCGTAGATGTGGGTAATGCCGCCAACTGGAGCTTTGATCCCTTCGGGGGGGAGATCAGGGATGGGTTTGTACATGGCCGGGGCAGCGTGGATCAGAAAGGGGGTCCCGCCGCTGCCGTAACAGCCGGGCGTATCCTTAAGGAAACCGGTGTTCCTGATGATCTGACCCTTTACGTGGTTGGCAGTGTTATGGAAGAAGATTGTGATGGTTTGTGCTGGAAATACCTGGTGGAAGAGGAGGGGCTGAGGCCGGATGTGGTCATCAGCACCGAGCCTACCAATCTGAATATTTACCGGGGTCATCGTGGTCGCATGGAGATAGCTGTATCCTTCAACGGTGTTTCCTGTCACGGCAGCGCCCCTGAACGCGGCAAGAATGCCATCTATGCCGCAGCCCGTGCCGCCCTCGAAATTGAAAGGCTCAACGAACGCCTGCCTGCAGATGAATTCCTTGGTAAAGGAAGTGTGACCATTTCAGAAATCAGGTCGGGCAGCCCTTCGCTTTGCGCAGTCGCCGACTTCGCCCGTCTGCACCTCGACCGGCGTCTGACCTGGGGCGAAACCAAAGCAACGGCAGTGGCCGAAATTGAGGAAATCATCAAAGGAATGGATGCCATTGCAGAAGTGCTGCATTACGATGAAATGGCATATACCGGACTGCGTTACGGAATGGAGAAATATTATCCCACGTGGAAAATCCCCGAAGATCACCCGGCTGTGATGCAAGGCGTGAAGGCTTTCAGGGAATTGTTTGGCAGGGAGCCGCTGGTGGATAAATGGACATTTTCAACCAACGGAGTGACCATCAACGGATTATACGGAATTCCGGTTATCGGGTTCGGGCCGGGCAATGAAATACTGGCGCACGCACCCGATGAAAAAGTGCCCGTAGAGCATCTGGTAACAGCCTCTGCATTTTATGCCGCATATGCGTTCGCTTTTCAGAGGTCCTGA
- the ygeW gene encoding knotted carbamoyltransferase YgeW, with translation MKSFQQLTDELNSLKTGLFGRDFLLTWDKTEDDLRQTLLVADELKYLRDRNISTRCFDSGLAVSNFRDNSTRTRFSFASACNLLGLEVQDLDEAKSQIAHGETVRETANMISFLTDIIGIRDDMFLGEGHRYMLEMGAALDDGFSNGVLPQRPGIINLQCDIDHPTQSMADLLHLVNFYGGLDKLKGKKIAMTWAYSPSYGKPLSVPQGIIGLMTRFGMEVDLAFPEGYNLIPEVVDRAGRQAKASGGSFRVVNTMEEAFRDADIVYPKSWAPYAVMEQRTGLLKTGDKEGLKALEQECLANNARFINWECNEAMMKLTRDGNALYMHCLPADISGVSCARGEVSAGVFERYRIQTYKEAGFKPYIIAAMILNNRFEFASGILEVLYREGRSRVKRI, from the coding sequence ATGAAATCATTTCAGCAACTGACCGATGAACTGAACAGTCTGAAAACAGGACTGTTTGGCAGGGACTTTTTATTGACCTGGGACAAGACGGAGGACGATCTCCGGCAAACATTACTGGTAGCTGACGAGTTGAAGTATCTGCGCGACCGGAATATCTCCACCCGGTGCTTTGACTCGGGACTGGCGGTATCTAATTTCCGCGATAATTCAACCCGTACCCGTTTTTCATTCGCTTCGGCCTGCAACCTGCTTGGTCTGGAAGTGCAGGACCTGGATGAGGCAAAGTCGCAGATCGCCCATGGGGAAACCGTCAGGGAAACAGCGAATATGATCAGTTTCCTTACCGATATTATCGGGATCCGTGATGACATGTTTCTTGGTGAGGGGCATCGCTATATGCTTGAGATGGGGGCTGCCCTCGACGACGGTTTCAGCAACGGCGTGTTGCCGCAGCGGCCGGGAATCATCAACCTGCAATGCGACATCGATCATCCCACCCAATCCATGGCAGATTTGCTGCATCTGGTCAATTTTTACGGGGGGCTGGATAAACTGAAAGGGAAAAAGATCGCGATGACCTGGGCTTATTCGCCCAGCTACGGAAAGCCGCTTTCCGTGCCACAGGGCATCATTGGTCTGATGACGCGGTTCGGGATGGAGGTTGACCTTGCCTTTCCCGAAGGCTATAACCTGATCCCGGAGGTGGTTGATAGGGCAGGGCGGCAGGCTAAGGCATCGGGCGGAAGTTTCAGGGTGGTGAATACCATGGAAGAAGCCTTCCGGGACGCCGACATTGTTTATCCGAAAAGCTGGGCGCCCTATGCCGTGATGGAACAGCGCACCGGGCTGCTTAAGACAGGCGATAAAGAGGGTTTGAAAGCGCTTGAACAGGAATGTCTGGCCAACAATGCCCGATTCATTAACTGGGAGTGCAATGAAGCTATGATGAAACTGACCCGTGATGGCAATGCGCTGTATATGCACTGTCTTCCGGCTGATATCTCCGGGGTTTCGTGCGCGCGGGGCGAAGTATCCGCCGGTGTATTTGAGCGGTACCGGATTCAGACTTATAAGGAAGCTGGCTTCAAGCCTTATATTATTGCCGCAATGATCCTGAACAACCGCTTTGAGTTCGCTTCCGGTATCCTCGAAGTTCTTTATAGGGAAGGCAGAAGCAGGGTGAAACGGATATGA
- a CDS encoding PepSY-associated TM helix domain-containing protein — protein sequence MKRRIHQQRQARSLKFFRSIHRVSAIYLFAVFIIVSVTGLMLGWKKHSGGWLLPESVRGTSTELKDWLTLDSLYINACSILSDSVSPGLSHDLERIDVRKEHGMVKFVFSGHFYGIQLDGATGRLLKIERRRSDIIEKFHDGSIIGHALGLPGEYIKLIYTSLTGLALLVLTITGFWIWYVPFRLRNKDRF from the coding sequence ATGAAACGGAGAATCCATCAGCAGCGTCAGGCCAGGAGTTTGAAATTTTTCAGGAGCATTCACCGTGTGTCAGCCATCTATCTGTTTGCTGTATTTATCATTGTTTCTGTCACCGGACTAATGCTGGGATGGAAAAAGCACAGCGGGGGATGGCTGCTTCCGGAATCAGTGAGGGGTACCTCAACGGAACTGAAGGATTGGCTGACGCTTGACAGTTTGTACATAAATGCATGCAGCATCCTCAGCGACTCGGTTTCCCCGGGGCTTTCACATGATCTTGAAAGGATTGATGTCAGAAAAGAGCATGGAATGGTGAAGTTTGTTTTTTCCGGTCACTTTTACGGAATTCAGCTTGATGGTGCAACCGGCAGGTTGCTGAAGATTGAGCGCCGCCGTTCCGATATTATTGAAAAATTTCATGATGGTTCCATCATCGGTCATGCACTGGGTTTGCCCGGAGAGTATATCAAACTGATTTATACCAGCCTTACCGGCCTCGCCCTGCTGGTGCTTACCATTACAGGATTCTGGATTTGGTATGTGCCTTTCAGGTTGCGTAATAAAGACCGATTTTAA
- a CDS encoding DUF6580 family putative transport protein produces MNHGKITLQFAVITALVLMLAFSRLLPHPFNFSPVAALALFGGARYKSRFSAYLIPLAAVWISDLFLNYAFFGRLVAFYDGAFFTYLAFALIVMLGSVALRKLSPGRLLVTSLSASVIFFLISNFGVWLSGGLYPLTGGGLAACYAAAVPFFRNTLAGDLIYGFAIFYLYELVANRFPALKTA; encoded by the coding sequence ATGAACCATGGAAAAATCACCCTGCAGTTTGCTGTAATCACTGCCCTGGTGTTGATGCTGGCTTTCAGTCGCTTGTTGCCGCATCCCTTTAACTTTTCGCCGGTGGCGGCCCTTGCGCTTTTCGGAGGTGCCCGCTACAAAAGCCGTTTTTCGGCTTATCTTATCCCGCTTGCTGCGGTATGGATCAGCGACCTGTTCCTGAACTATGCTTTCTTTGGACGGCTGGTTGCTTTTTACGATGGCGCTTTTTTTACCTACCTTGCATTTGCCCTGATCGTCATGCTGGGCTCCGTTGCCCTGCGGAAGTTATCACCCGGAAGACTGCTGGTTACCTCCCTGTCGGCTTCGGTTATTTTCTTTCTGATTTCCAACTTTGGGGTCTGGCTTTCCGGGGGTCTTTATCCGCTCACCGGCGGGGGACTTGCCGCCTGTTACGCTGCAGCGGTTCCTTTTTTCAGGAATACCCTGGCAGGTGACCTGATTTACGGTTTCGCCATATTCTATCTATATGAACTGGTTGCTAACCGTTTCCCCGCGCTGAAGACAGCATAA
- a CDS encoding DUF4465 domain-containing protein — MIKTRLFAVFTLLTSLTFAQGPYAPAAGQPGSTAIAMDSSIIRSWATGAEVVRGYIQISDTGVYNLGSNKASYGRHYNAMGPGEGTSTGVVSLGDGGVATLTFDRLIVNGPGPDFAVFENSFGDTFLELAFIEVSSDGVNYSRFPSVSLTPSDVQKGAWDELDPTMIHNLAGKYRQGFGTPFDLSDLEYDPMVDLFAIRFVRILDAVGCIDPEYATFDSEGHIVNEPFPTPFNSGGFDLDGVAVINANVLNEVAGFEDLNLEPDSYFLPESAGNFTSGSLSFLYEGSSGSWSGFTYSNRVTLNGTYNDDQFVAVSRGGIEADSSAFAITYVSSDWMTGTYDPIPSVIQTTDGSEVLFGGFYVANTDMAYITMRDGTLFNKKFGGESGNDPDWFRLKVWGLRADNSVTQEITHYLADFRNEDNALDYIQDDWRWVDLQPLGAVKSLHFILESSDSGDYGINTPAYFCMDNLTVLNTQGPVLTAWLPDHEVALNADPVTVMLDDYFYSVQGDLAYEIAGNSNPELIAAEITGNQLLLTFSADASGSGEVSVVATAAGLSVTDIFNVSVLSNVGIVSAETFTFRAYPNPVSGSLFIENGAQCELQLTGMNGKMVLETMLLTDMAEVSLAGLQPGIYLLKLISEKGVSIKKIVKQ, encoded by the coding sequence ATGATTAAAACCAGACTTTTTGCGGTATTTACACTGCTCACCTCATTAACATTTGCACAGGGCCCTTATGCACCGGCTGCCGGACAGCCCGGGAGTACTGCCATTGCCATGGACAGCAGCATTATCCGGTCATGGGCCACCGGGGCCGAAGTTGTACGCGGTTATATCCAGATCAGCGATACCGGTGTGTATAACCTTGGCTCAAACAAGGCCTCCTATGGCCGGCATTATAACGCCATGGGGCCGGGCGAGGGTACTTCAACCGGTGTGGTAAGTCTTGGCGACGGGGGGGTGGCTACCCTTACTTTTGACCGCCTGATCGTGAATGGTCCGGGCCCTGATTTCGCGGTTTTTGAAAATTCATTCGGCGATACTTTTCTTGAACTTGCGTTTATTGAAGTGAGCTCCGATGGAGTGAATTACAGCCGCTTTCCATCAGTTTCGCTGACGCCATCTGATGTTCAGAAAGGTGCCTGGGATGAGCTGGACCCCACCATGATTCACAACCTCGCCGGCAAGTACCGCCAGGGATTCGGCACCCCTTTCGATCTCAGCGATCTGGAGTATGATCCGATGGTGGATCTTTTTGCCATCCGTTTTGTCAGAATTCTTGATGCAGTGGGTTGTATCGATCCTGAATATGCCACTTTTGATTCAGAAGGCCACATTGTCAACGAACCTTTCCCGACTCCTTTTAATTCGGGCGGTTTTGACCTGGACGGGGTGGCGGTGATCAATGCCAATGTGTTGAATGAGGTTGCCGGTTTTGAAGATCTGAATCTTGAACCCGACAGTTATTTTTTGCCTGAATCTGCCGGAAATTTTACAAGTGGATCCCTGAGTTTCCTTTATGAAGGGAGTTCGGGCTCCTGGTCAGGTTTTACCTATTCGAACAGGGTAACGCTGAACGGTACATACAACGATGATCAGTTTGTTGCCGTAAGCAGGGGAGGCATTGAAGCAGATTCTTCGGCCTTTGCCATTACTTATGTAAGTTCCGACTGGATGACCGGGACTTATGATCCCATTCCTTCGGTAATTCAAACGACGGATGGAAGTGAAGTCCTGTTTGGCGGCTTTTATGTTGCCAACACGGATATGGCTTACATTACCATGCGTGACGGAACCCTGTTCAACAAAAAGTTCGGGGGTGAGTCCGGCAATGATCCTGACTGGTTCAGGTTGAAAGTATGGGGGCTAAGGGCCGACAACAGCGTGACCCAGGAGATTACGCACTACCTGGCTGATTTCAGAAATGAAGACAATGCCCTCGACTATATTCAGGATGACTGGCGCTGGGTGGACCTGCAGCCCCTTGGCGCGGTGAAATCGCTCCATTTCATCCTCGAATCATCCGATTCGGGAGACTATGGCATCAACACACCGGCTTATTTCTGCATGGATAATCTTACCGTTCTGAATACGCAGGGACCAGTGCTGACAGCCTGGCTCCCCGATCATGAAGTGGCCCTCAATGCAGATCCTGTTACTGTAATGCTTGACGATTATTTTTACTCCGTGCAGGGAGATCTTGCGTATGAAATAGCAGGCAATTCCAATCCGGAACTGATTGCTGCAGAGATTACCGGGAATCAACTGCTGCTCACCTTTAGCGCAGATGCTTCCGGGTCAGGCGAAGTTTCTGTTGTGGCTACCGCTGCCGGGCTGAGCGTGACAGACATTTTCAATGTTTCGGTACTTTCGAATGTAGGAATTGTCTCTGCAGAAACATTTACATTCCGGGCTTATCCCAATCCTGTTTCAGGATCACTCTTTATTGAAAACGGCGCACAGTGTGAATTGCAGCTGACCGGAATGAACGGGAAAATGGTTCTGGAAACAATGCTTTTAACCGATATGGCTGAAGTTTCGCTTGCCGGTCTGCAGCCGGGCATCTACCTGCTGAAACTGATCAGCGAAAAGGGCGTTTCGATTAAGAAGATCGTTAAGCAATAG